A single Pseudomonas sp. HN11 DNA region contains:
- a CDS encoding S-type pyocin domain-containing protein has protein sequence MPERFYPPTEEELRKRRILTPQPSRVPYSPAVDFFEPSPAPAPTLARPPGCVFMKPCQLPDGITHYFNPAGYVPLELIKEYGHLSLLGGREVDSRGGVALRKIGGSTLPAGLGQLALRSAVWESAATAVGSVAGGLLTGLVALAWPSELGDSALYSEEQLRSMQQARSQMRLHIEQRADGTLKGYGFYTGNHADWQMIDVVQFQNRGDQFVADLDEGVELIWTPAVDPSDTLGIPPLEAAPQAPVIWIYPPTEKAAQILVNPIYPPEYRDFILVFPVESGVRPLYVVVSVKAGDHKYHKAPNTEQITGFSGLIKAKPMTPRQGGAGLRERWIEEKGRRVYEWDSQHGELEVYLASDGSHLGAFSHVTGEQLKGPKKKRNIRKYL, from the coding sequence ATGCCAGAACGCTTTTACCCACCCACCGAAGAAGAGTTACGCAAACGACGCATCCTGACGCCGCAGCCGTCGCGGGTTCCGTATTCACCGGCTGTTGATTTTTTCGAGCCATCCCCTGCCCCAGCCCCCACGCTGGCCAGACCTCCCGGTTGCGTCTTCATGAAGCCATGCCAACTGCCTGATGGCATCACTCATTATTTCAACCCGGCCGGGTATGTGCCGTTGGAGCTGATCAAGGAATACGGCCACTTAAGCCTGCTGGGTGGGCGTGAGGTGGACAGCAGGGGCGGGGTTGCCTTGCGCAAGATCGGCGGCAGCACATTGCCCGCTGGCTTGGGTCAGTTGGCGTTGCGGTCGGCGGTTTGGGAGTCGGCGGCCACTGCTGTTGGATCGGTCGCCGGTGGCCTGCTGACGGGATTGGTGGCGCTGGCCTGGCCGTCCGAGCTGGGTGATAGCGCGCTCTACAGCGAGGAGCAGTTGCGTTCAATGCAACAGGCGCGGTCGCAGATGCGGTTACATATCGAGCAACGGGCGGACGGCACGCTCAAGGGGTATGGGTTTTACACGGGCAACCATGCCGATTGGCAAATGATTGATGTGGTGCAGTTCCAAAACCGTGGCGATCAGTTTGTGGCGGATCTGGATGAAGGTGTAGAGCTGATCTGGACGCCCGCCGTTGATCCCAGTGACACGCTGGGGATTCCGCCATTGGAGGCTGCGCCACAAGCGCCGGTGATCTGGATTTATCCGCCGACGGAGAAGGCCGCGCAGATTCTGGTGAACCCGATTTATCCACCGGAGTATCGGGATTTTATTCTGGTGTTCCCGGTGGAGTCGGGGGTTCGGCCGCTTTATGTGGTTGTCAGTGTCAAGGCCGGGGATCACAAGTACCACAAGGCACCTAATACTGAACAAATAACCGGCTTTTCAGGCCTGATCAAAGCAAAACCCATGACTCCCAGACAGGGTGGTGCCGGGTTGAGGGAGCGTTGGATTGAGGAAAAAGGCCGGAGAGTCTATGAGTGGGACTCTCAACATGGGGAATTGGAAGTTTATCTAGCAAGTGATGGGAGCCATCTGGGTGCGTTCAGCCACGTAACCGGCGAGCAGCTAAAAGGACCGAAGAAAAAGCGAAATATCAGAAAATACCTGTGA
- a CDS encoding colicin E3-like toxin immunity protein, translating to MGLKVRLEWFDRTTEQLRGAEESADLRDDYSVISELGLSPAEDINNGMFELRREWLALIQTHFSHEIALSESDYFIAFDYEDTNE from the coding sequence ATGGGACTAAAAGTGAGATTGGAATGGTTCGACAGAACCACAGAGCAGCTACGTGGAGCGGAGGAGTCGGCAGACCTAAGAGACGACTACTCGGTTATTTCCGAGCTTGGGCTGTCGCCAGCCGAGGACATCAATAACGGCATGTTTGAACTGCGCCGGGAGTGGCTAGCACTGATACAGACACACTTCTCTCATGAAATTGCTCTGTCAGAAAGCGATTACTTCATCGCGTTTGATTACGAAGATACAAACGAATAA
- a CDS encoding DUF3916 domain-containing protein, giving the protein MRRLSLTNKKLRNIPRHLRALTRWADSFEGCFYEELSSPPDYVDLRIPVIENLVEGKQTTPDIQTHCAQQLINVAGHLFKARPDDAPECWIVACIMVPDMFSSRVCVYTDKGRYLGHTQPFDYEYFRQIRITGRSLACEWGLVVPPGLHEVGFHFIHEDEEGNIFESEHWYFGEVSTTDDDPDAGRWKYQTFRSFQAQHPHLFGPSI; this is encoded by the coding sequence ATGCGTAGACTGTCACTCACAAACAAAAAACTCCGCAACATCCCTAGACACCTCAGAGCCCTAACCCGCTGGGCAGACAGCTTCGAAGGCTGCTTTTACGAAGAGTTATCGTCGCCACCGGACTATGTAGATTTAAGAATCCCAGTTATTGAAAACCTTGTCGAAGGTAAACAAACTACACCAGACATTCAGACGCATTGCGCTCAACAGTTGATTAACGTAGCAGGCCACCTATTTAAAGCCCGGCCAGACGATGCCCCTGAGTGCTGGATTGTCGCATGCATCATGGTCCCGGACATGTTCTCAAGCCGAGTCTGTGTCTACACCGACAAAGGCCGCTACCTCGGTCACACCCAACCCTTTGACTATGAGTACTTCCGTCAAATCCGCATCACCGGTCGAAGCCTGGCTTGCGAATGGGGCTTGGTGGTTCCTCCAGGCCTACACGAAGTTGGCTTTCACTTCATCCACGAGGACGAAGAAGGAAACATCTTCGAATCAGAGCATTGGTACTTCGGTGAAGTCAGCACGACCGATGACGACCCTGACGCAGGGCGCTGGAAGTATCAAACCTTCAGGTCCTTCCAAGCGCAGCATCCGCATTTGTTTGGTCCGTCCATTTAA
- a CDS encoding colicin E3-like toxin immunity protein has product MVMKIRLRWYEKHSNDLKADEYSADIADPDSVFEALDLGEEAAIYADVFNVLPSWITIIQPYFQHTIEPDRLDYQISFRYQGAWPPPPKQLKKAS; this is encoded by the coding sequence ATAGTGATGAAAATCAGACTACGATGGTACGAAAAGCACAGCAACGACTTGAAAGCGGATGAGTACTCAGCGGATATCGCAGACCCAGACAGTGTTTTTGAAGCATTGGACTTAGGCGAAGAGGCCGCAATATATGCCGACGTATTCAACGTGCTGCCGAGTTGGATAACGATTATTCAGCCGTACTTTCAGCACACGATCGAACCCGACCGCCTCGACTATCAGATTTCCTTTCGCTATCAAGGCGCCTGGCCACCTCCGCCAAAGCAACTCAAAAAGGCGTCTTGA